Proteins co-encoded in one Alcanivorax sp. genomic window:
- a CDS encoding MMPL family transporter, which produces MKDAWSRWVVAHPVWVLLGCIALTVGLASGLSKFQNNNDPRIFFTEDNPDFKRFISLEDSFTANEVVLFVIHPKDDDLFTNKTLTAIESLTEDAWLLPHATRVDSLSNFQHTEVEGDELYVAPLVEYADTLSQQELTRIREIAVNEPSLLGRLVSEEGHVAGIAATVTMGEGKTEAPEITAAAREMAQEYNQRYPDIEFMVTGTVVFNQASAEATEQSMSTTLPLAFVIMLVCLWLILRSVMFVVVTVFIINFSIASAMGVAMWLGIEFSPIVGMAPAMILTLAVADSVHILASYRHERLEGKEKAASIIESLRINIQPVWLTSLTTAIGFAILNFSESQPFRALGNVVLIGVLLAFFFSVVLLPALVMMIPHKIEPGKQRDFSPMMGALGRHITRRYRAWLMGMSVVVVVLMGCIGMNRINDVFNEYFDETFEVRRVNDFAMAELTGMHRIDYAVPSADSGGAMEPEYLRNLDKLVTWLEQQEHVVYATSYTNVIKRLNRDMHGGDPAYYRIPESRELISQYTLLYELSLPQGLGLEDQLDIDKSQARLVVMLENIGSRPVLEFNQKVEDWMAANWPDYMQAKGTGMDVLFGHVTMRNITSMLSGALIALISVSVLLILALRSFRYGMLSLIPNLLPAGMAFGLWGLINGEIGLAVSVVACMTLGIVVDDTVHFLSKYVRAKRELGLNTEKAVEYALRTVGVALVATSVVLVANFAVIGTSHFYPNASMGLLSAITIAMALIVDFFFFVPLLVALDRRRKSARA; this is translated from the coding sequence TGAGCAAGTTCCAGAACAATAATGATCCTCGTATCTTCTTTACAGAAGACAATCCGGATTTCAAACGCTTCATTTCCCTGGAAGACAGCTTCACTGCCAATGAGGTGGTGTTGTTCGTTATTCATCCCAAAGATGATGATCTCTTTACCAATAAAACCCTGACTGCTATCGAATCCCTTACCGAGGATGCCTGGCTGTTGCCCCATGCCACCCGGGTGGATTCGCTCTCCAATTTTCAGCACACCGAAGTGGAAGGGGATGAGCTTTATGTGGCGCCGTTGGTGGAATATGCCGATACGCTCTCCCAACAGGAGCTGACCCGGATCCGCGAGATCGCAGTGAACGAGCCCTCGTTGCTGGGCCGTTTGGTGTCTGAAGAGGGCCATGTGGCCGGGATCGCCGCCACCGTAACCATGGGGGAGGGGAAGACTGAAGCGCCGGAGATTACCGCTGCCGCAAGGGAAATGGCGCAGGAATACAATCAGCGCTACCCGGACATTGAATTCATGGTCACCGGTACCGTGGTGTTCAACCAGGCGTCTGCGGAAGCCACCGAGCAATCCATGTCCACGACCTTGCCGCTGGCTTTTGTGATCATGCTGGTGTGTTTGTGGCTGATCCTGCGTAGCGTGATGTTTGTGGTGGTGACCGTGTTCATCATCAACTTTTCGATTGCTTCTGCCATGGGCGTTGCCATGTGGCTGGGCATCGAATTTTCTCCCATCGTCGGCATGGCGCCGGCCATGATTCTTACCCTGGCAGTGGCGGACTCGGTGCATATCCTTGCCAGTTACCGGCACGAAAGGCTGGAGGGCAAGGAAAAGGCCGCCAGTATTATCGAAAGCCTGCGTATCAACATTCAGCCGGTTTGGCTAACCAGCCTGACCACTGCCATTGGCTTTGCCATCCTCAATTTCTCCGAATCACAGCCGTTCAGGGCGCTGGGTAATGTGGTGCTGATTGGCGTGCTGCTGGCGTTCTTCTTCTCGGTAGTACTGTTGCCTGCCCTGGTGATGATGATTCCCCACAAGATCGAACCGGGCAAACAGCGGGATTTCTCTCCCATGATGGGCGCGCTGGGAAGACACATCACACGGCGTTACCGCGCCTGGCTGATGGGTATGTCCGTGGTGGTGGTGGTGCTGATGGGCTGTATCGGTATGAACCGCATCAACGATGTGTTCAATGAATACTTCGATGAAACCTTCGAGGTAAGGCGGGTGAATGATTTTGCCATGGCCGAGCTCACCGGTATGCACCGGATCGATTATGCCGTGCCGTCGGCGGATTCCGGTGGTGCCATGGAGCCAGAGTATCTGCGTAACCTGGATAAACTGGTGACCTGGCTGGAGCAGCAGGAACACGTGGTCTATGCCACGTCCTATACCAATGTGATCAAGCGACTCAATCGTGACATGCATGGTGGGGATCCCGCGTACTACCGCATTCCCGAGTCCCGGGAACTGATTTCCCAGTACACCTTGCTTTATGAGCTGTCACTGCCCCAGGGGCTTGGTCTTGAAGACCAGTTGGATATCGACAAGTCCCAGGCACGTCTGGTGGTGATGCTGGAGAATATCGGTTCGCGTCCGGTGCTGGAATTCAATCAGAAAGTGGAAGACTGGATGGCGGCGAACTGGCCTGATTACATGCAGGCCAAAGGCACTGGCATGGATGTGCTGTTCGGTCATGTGACCATGCGCAATATCACGAGCATGTTGTCGGGGGCGTTGATTGCACTGATCAGTGTTTCGGTGCTGTTGATCCTGGCGCTGCGTTCCTTCCGCTATGGCATGTTGTCACTGATTCCAAACCTGCTGCCCGCTGGCATGGCATTCGGTCTTTGGGGATTGATCAATGGTGAAATCGGATTGGCCGTGTCGGTGGTGGCGTGTATGACGCTTGGGATCGTGGTAGATGATACTGTTCACTTTTTGAGCAAGTATGTGCGCGCAAAACGCGAGCTGGGTCTCAATACGGAAAAAGCGGTGGAATATGCCCTGCGCACCGTCGGGGTGGCACTGGTCGCCACCTCCGTTGTGCTGGTAGCAAACTTTGCGGTGATCGGGACCAGCCATTTCTACCCAAACGCCAGCATGGGGCTGTTGTCAGCGATCACCATTGCCATGGCATTGATCGTGGACTTCTTCTTTTTTGTTCCCTTGCTGGTGGCGCTGGACCGCCGCCGCAAGAGTGCCCGGGCCTAG
- a CDS encoding CBS domain-containing protein has product MLKSMLVADYMSRRVITLSPEQSVHDAISVLLEHKISGAPVVDENGQLKGMFSESDCLKGALEASYHGTEIGPVSEYMTLDLQTVTGQTSILDAAEIFLADHRRRLPVVDEGKLVGQISRRDLLRAMDDFSRNSS; this is encoded by the coding sequence ATGCTCAAATCAATGTTGGTGGCGGACTACATGAGCCGCCGTGTCATTACCCTTTCTCCTGAACAGTCGGTTCACGATGCCATCAGTGTTTTGCTGGAGCACAAGATATCCGGTGCGCCGGTGGTGGATGAGAACGGCCAGTTGAAGGGGATGTTCTCCGAATCCGATTGCCTGAAGGGGGCGCTCGAAGCCAGCTACCATGGCACCGAGATTGGGCCGGTAAGCGAATACATGACTCTGGACCTACAGACCGTGACCGGGCAGACCTCCATTCTTGATGCCGCAGAAATCTTCCTTGCGGACCATCGCCGGCGGCTGCCGGTGGTGGACGAAGGCAAACTGGTCGGCCAGATCAGTCGCCGTGATTTATTGCGGGCCATGGATGATTTCAGCCGCAATTCTTCCTGA
- a CDS encoding DUF805 domain-containing protein produces the protein MNQPYQAPGADVAVAGNETYQPKFISLSGRIGRMRYFVYATGLTMLFYLVVGVVAAILVPAFASGGEGAMGMVAIVLSTVALAAFVGMLIMTWGYMVRRLNDINLSGWMSLLMLVPLANLILGLVLIFKKGSQGGNDYGAAPVANSGGVKAAFAVLLLLLVGYFGVLMPITLQQYAQYVQQAEQSQMQFENFQ, from the coding sequence ATGAACCAGCCTTACCAGGCACCAGGTGCCGATGTTGCTGTCGCCGGTAACGAAACCTATCAACCAAAATTTATTTCACTCTCTGGTCGTATTGGCCGGATGCGTTACTTCGTTTATGCCACCGGGCTGACCATGCTGTTCTATCTGGTGGTGGGGGTGGTGGCAGCCATTTTGGTGCCCGCCTTTGCCAGCGGTGGAGAGGGGGCTATGGGTATGGTGGCCATTGTGCTGAGCACTGTGGCCCTTGCCGCTTTCGTGGGCATGTTGATCATGACCTGGGGTTATATGGTCCGCCGGCTCAACGATATCAACCTTAGCGGATGGATGAGTCTGCTGATGCTGGTGCCGCTGGCCAACCTGATTCTTGGCCTGGTCCTGATTTTCAAGAAAGGCTCCCAGGGCGGCAATGATTACGGCGCAGCGCCAGTGGCCAATTCCGGTGGTGTGAAGGCAGCGTTTGCGGTGCTGTTGCTGTTGCTCGTGGGTTACTTCGGCGTGTTGATGCCGATCACCCTGCAGCAATATGCCCAGTACGTACAACAGGCTGAGCAGTCCCAGATGCAGTTTGAAAACTTCCAGTGA
- the rraA gene encoding ribonuclease E activity regulator RraA yields the protein MSFVTCDLCDDNADIVSVVTGFNWFSYGGRKAFGGEIVTVKCFEDNSRVKEHLATDGKGKVLVVDGGASLRNALIGDMIAENAVKNGWEGVIIYGACRDVDALAQLDIGVVTLGCVPIKSVRRDEGQLNIDIAFGGVTFRPGEYVYADNNGIISAPKALI from the coding sequence ATGTCTTTTGTTACCTGCGACCTGTGTGACGACAACGCTGATATCGTATCGGTGGTGACAGGATTCAACTGGTTCAGTTATGGCGGCCGGAAAGCATTTGGTGGCGAAATCGTCACTGTTAAATGCTTTGAGGACAATAGTCGGGTGAAAGAGCACCTGGCCACCGATGGCAAGGGCAAGGTCTTGGTTGTGGATGGTGGAGCCAGTCTTCGCAATGCCCTGATCGGCGACATGATTGCCGAGAATGCCGTGAAGAACGGTTGGGAAGGGGTAATTATCTATGGGGCCTGTCGCGATGTGGATGCGCTGGCCCAACTGGACATCGGCGTAGTGACACTGGGTTGTGTGCCGATCAAGTCAGTGCGGCGCGATGAAGGTCAGCTCAATATCGATATAGCGTTTGGCGGAGTCACATTCCGGCCTGGTGAGTACGTCTATGCTGATAATAATGGCATTATCAGTGCGCCCAAGGCGCTGATCTGA
- a CDS encoding DUF6316 family protein, giving the protein MECRGNDDVSRTWFRSDRFFNEGPDWYFSTRENTVEGPFASRTEAETGLMLYLRDMQAMESYGLQPARMPD; this is encoded by the coding sequence ATGGAATGCAGAGGTAATGATGACGTATCACGTACCTGGTTCAGGAGTGACCGCTTTTTCAATGAAGGTCCCGACTGGTACTTCAGCACGCGGGAAAATACGGTGGAGGGCCCATTCGCCAGCCGTACCGAGGCAGAGACTGGCTTGATGCTCTATTTGCGGGACATGCAGGCCATGGAGAGCTATGGGCTTCAGCCTGCCAGGATGCCGGATTGA
- a CDS encoding NAD(P)H-binding protein: protein MPRKALLLGATGLVGRLCLQQLLDNDAYESVTVLSRRDGTLSHPKLDWQVVDLEKMESCQALFQVDDVFCCLGTTMKKAGSRQAFRHVDHDLVVLAGQLAKRVGVQRFLVVSAINANARSPFFYSRVKGQMERALQALELPLLVLVQPSLLRGQRDDKRPAEDWGNLLNRVIEPLTRWTDAHWLPVDAEKVAEGMVGMALEGPDSGLYKLRYRDFLVYSGKLHERQAKSG from the coding sequence ATGCCAAGAAAAGCCTTGTTGCTGGGGGCCACCGGGCTGGTCGGCCGGTTATGCCTCCAGCAGTTGCTGGATAACGATGCCTACGAAAGCGTGACCGTGCTGTCCCGCCGTGACGGGACACTGTCTCACCCCAAGCTGGATTGGCAGGTGGTCGATCTCGAAAAGATGGAATCCTGTCAAGCCCTTTTCCAGGTTGATGATGTGTTCTGTTGCCTCGGTACCACCATGAAGAAAGCTGGCTCGCGGCAGGCCTTTCGTCATGTGGATCATGATCTGGTGGTGCTCGCCGGCCAGCTGGCAAAGCGGGTAGGCGTGCAACGATTTCTGGTGGTTTCTGCCATCAATGCCAATGCCCGTTCTCCGTTCTTTTACTCGCGGGTAAAAGGACAGATGGAGAGGGCGCTGCAGGCGCTTGAATTACCCTTGCTGGTGCTGGTGCAGCCATCCTTGTTGCGCGGCCAGCGCGATGACAAGCGTCCGGCAGAAGACTGGGGTAACCTGCTTAATCGTGTCATTGAACCCCTGACTCGCTGGACCGATGCCCACTGGCTGCCGGTGGATGCCGAAAAGGTGGCAGAGGGAATGGTGGGGATGGCGCTTGAAGGTCCGGATTCCGGCCTCTACAAACTGCGTTATCGGGATTTCCTGGTGTACTCGGGCAAGTTGCACGAACGCCAGGCAAAGTCCGGTTGA
- a CDS encoding malate dehydrogenase — MKAPVRVAVTGAAGQISYSLLFRIASGDMLGKDQPVILQLLEITPALEALKGVIMELEDCAFPLVAGISGTDDANVAFKDADYALLVGARPRGPGMERKDLLEANAAIFSAQGKAINDNASKDIKVLVVGNPANTNALIAQRNAPDINPRQFTAMTRLDHNRGMAQLATKLGKTVNDIKKMTIWGNHSSTQYPDLHHCEVDGKVAVDQVEQDWYEGTYIPEVQQRGAAIIKARGASSAASAANAAVDHMRSWALGTEEGDWVSMGIYSDGSYGIQEGLIYSYPCTCKDGDWTIVQDLEVNDFSRARMQATEQELAEERDAVSHLLP, encoded by the coding sequence ATGAAAGCACCCGTACGCGTAGCCGTCACCGGCGCCGCTGGCCAAATCAGCTATTCCCTGCTGTTCCGTATCGCTTCCGGCGATATGCTCGGTAAAGACCAGCCCGTTATCCTGCAGCTGCTCGAAATCACCCCCGCTCTGGAAGCCCTGAAGGGCGTTATCATGGAGCTGGAAGACTGCGCATTCCCGCTGGTTGCCGGCATCTCTGGTACCGACGACGCCAACGTGGCCTTCAAGGACGCCGATTACGCACTGCTGGTTGGTGCACGTCCGCGTGGTCCGGGCATGGAGCGTAAAGACCTGCTCGAAGCCAACGCAGCAATCTTCTCTGCCCAGGGCAAGGCCATCAACGACAATGCCAGCAAGGACATCAAGGTTCTGGTTGTCGGCAACCCGGCCAACACCAACGCCCTGATCGCCCAGCGCAATGCGCCGGACATCAACCCGCGTCAGTTTACTGCCATGACCCGTCTTGACCACAACCGTGGCATGGCGCAACTGGCCACCAAACTGGGCAAAACCGTCAACGACATCAAGAAGATGACCATCTGGGGTAACCACTCCTCCACCCAGTACCCTGACCTGCACCACTGCGAAGTGGACGGCAAGGTAGCGGTAGATCAGGTTGAGCAGGACTGGTACGAAGGCACCTACATTCCGGAAGTACAGCAGCGTGGCGCCGCCATCATCAAGGCCCGCGGTGCTTCTTCAGCCGCTTCCGCGGCGAACGCTGCTGTTGACCACATGCGCTCCTGGGCGCTGGGCACCGAAGAAGGCGACTGGGTTTCCATGGGCATCTACAGCGATGGCTCCTACGGTATCCAGGAAGGCCTGATCTACTCCTACCCCTGCACCTGCAAGGACGGCGACTGGACCATTGTTCAGGACCTGGAAGTCAACGACTTCTCCCGTGCTCGCATGCAGGCTACCGAGCAGGAACTGGCGGAAGAGCGTGATGCTGTTTCCCACCTGCTGCCGTAA
- a CDS encoding AraC family transcriptional regulator — protein MPRSHSTLLQQRTVAPFWLEFLLDAALRAGVDLSAALIELGVSNEDLENPQSRITMTVEDQLIRLALKQSEDPLFGLHMGEAIRPRFMGELGYASMSSATLRDAIELMIPFMKVTTEYANMRFEWQDTNLWLIWDSDMESLPTYPTRIDANFAAAITFGRWILGQNYNPEAIHFRHAPQGDAGEYERIFNCTVTFEQPENAIVLSNELLDLPLRDADPDVHKLARSRMQRAVTQYHARDNLLDQVRLEIQKCFQQGVPQLEPIADELGVKPWTLRRQLRAENTDFSSLLEEERRRLACDWLLHSQRSVNQIALDLGYSEQSAFNRAFKRWFGITPINYREQGRDAPPPV, from the coding sequence ATGCCCCGCAGTCACTCAACACTTCTCCAACAACGTACCGTCGCTCCCTTCTGGCTTGAATTCCTGCTGGATGCTGCCCTGCGCGCAGGCGTCGACCTGAGCGCCGCACTGATCGAGCTGGGCGTCAGCAATGAGGATCTGGAAAACCCCCAATCGCGCATTACCATGACAGTGGAAGACCAGCTGATACGGCTGGCCCTGAAACAAAGCGAAGATCCCCTGTTCGGTTTGCACATGGGCGAAGCCATTCGACCACGCTTCATGGGTGAACTGGGCTATGCCAGCATGTCCAGCGCCACCCTCCGTGATGCCATTGAACTGATGATTCCGTTCATGAAGGTAACCACTGAATATGCCAACATGCGCTTTGAGTGGCAGGACACCAACCTGTGGCTTATCTGGGACAGCGACATGGAATCCCTGCCCACCTACCCCACGCGTATCGATGCGAATTTCGCCGCCGCCATTACTTTCGGGCGCTGGATTCTGGGCCAGAATTACAATCCTGAAGCCATTCACTTTCGCCATGCCCCCCAGGGCGATGCCGGCGAATACGAGCGCATATTCAATTGCACAGTTACCTTCGAGCAGCCCGAGAACGCCATTGTCCTGAGCAACGAACTCCTCGATCTGCCCCTGCGCGATGCGGACCCGGATGTGCACAAGCTGGCGCGATCACGCATGCAGCGGGCGGTGACCCAGTATCACGCCCGTGACAACCTGCTTGATCAGGTGCGCCTGGAAATACAGAAATGCTTTCAGCAAGGGGTCCCGCAACTGGAACCCATTGCCGATGAGTTGGGCGTTAAACCCTGGACATTACGCCGTCAGCTTCGGGCAGAGAACACGGACTTTTCCAGTTTGCTCGAGGAAGAGCGCCGTCGCCTTGCCTGTGACTGGCTACTACACAGCCAGCGTTCAGTGAACCAGATTGCCCTGGATCTGGGTTATTCCGAGCAAAGTGCGTTCAACCGTGCCTTCAAGCGCTGGTTCGGGATTACGCCCATCAATTATCGGGAACAGGGGCGCGACGCCCCACCCCCGGTATGA
- a CDS encoding geranylgeranyl reductase family protein, with protein sequence MNTWDVMVVGAGQAGCAAAWDLAAAGLRVLVLSRAAGAGKPCAGGVTMKTLNRYRFSIAPVARETIDTLHISRYPRQPGALKAPDPFCVMTERSELDAYCLSQAQEQGAEFRLTRGIERVRQDHTGVSVTTREGESYQADYLIAADGANSRVRHLLGERAWQGAMAIEGHIKREDLTHYPGMTLDFQAIKGGYGWLFPKGDHVNVGLYIWKHGLAATDRKALDQYCLQKLGVKPHKVSGFPLGTWLPGVRLMQARILFAGDAAGCTEALLGEGIYGAVLSGQLAAEAILSGSPQDYPGLLEEWRDELARVRQLSALFYGLLPLSVPILKGSLGETLVEGFSRGYTLGQCKRRWRGAASLA encoded by the coding sequence ATGAATACCTGGGATGTAATGGTAGTGGGGGCGGGCCAGGCAGGCTGTGCCGCTGCCTGGGATCTGGCCGCTGCTGGACTGCGTGTGCTGGTGCTGTCCCGGGCGGCGGGTGCGGGGAAACCCTGTGCCGGCGGCGTGACCATGAAGACGCTCAACCGTTACCGGTTTTCCATCGCGCCGGTGGCCCGTGAAACCATCGATACGTTGCACATCAGCCGTTACCCGCGGCAGCCAGGGGCCTTGAAAGCGCCCGATCCGTTTTGCGTGATGACAGAACGCAGCGAACTGGATGCCTACTGTTTGTCCCAGGCGCAAGAGCAGGGGGCTGAATTCAGACTTACCCGGGGTATCGAGCGTGTTCGTCAGGACCACACCGGGGTTTCGGTGACTACCCGTGAGGGGGAGAGCTACCAGGCCGATTACCTGATCGCGGCTGATGGCGCCAACAGTCGGGTTCGCCATCTTCTCGGTGAACGGGCCTGGCAAGGAGCCATGGCCATCGAGGGCCATATCAAGCGAGAGGATCTGACCCATTATCCCGGCATGACCCTGGATTTTCAGGCCATAAAGGGTGGCTACGGCTGGCTGTTTCCCAAGGGAGACCATGTGAATGTGGGGCTCTACATCTGGAAGCATGGTCTCGCAGCCACAGACCGCAAGGCACTGGATCAATACTGTCTGCAGAAACTGGGCGTGAAACCGCACAAGGTCTCCGGTTTCCCCCTGGGCACCTGGTTACCCGGGGTGCGTCTTATGCAGGCACGTATTCTGTTTGCTGGCGACGCGGCGGGTTGCACGGAGGCTTTGCTGGGAGAGGGGATCTACGGTGCGGTGTTGAGCGGTCAGCTTGCGGCCGAGGCAATTCTGTCCGGTTCGCCACAGGATTACCCGGGCTTGCTGGAAGAGTGGCGTGATGAGCTGGCAAGGGTGCGTCAGCTATCAGCGCTGTTCTATGGCTTGCTACCCCTCTCGGTGCCGATACTGAAAGGCTCGCTTGGGGAGACTCTGGTGGAGGGCTTTTCCCGTGGTTACACTCTGGGGCAGTGCAAGCGTCGTTGGCGCGGTGCTGCCAGTCTGGCCTGA
- a CDS encoding phasin family protein, with the protein MSNTVISQFNERYEQLNTETRAAAEKVGNALRGAAKRVEQSGTEFFDTLVKSGEKRQKALTKATKSTAKKAADKTSTLDELRGKLAEALGLPTQSDVEALNKKLNSLTRKVNKLAKDAK; encoded by the coding sequence ATGAGCAACACCGTAATTTCACAGTTCAATGAGCGCTACGAACAACTGAATACCGAAACCCGCGCAGCCGCTGAAAAAGTAGGCAACGCGTTGCGTGGCGCTGCCAAGCGTGTTGAACAATCCGGCACTGAATTTTTCGACACCCTGGTCAAGAGTGGTGAGAAGCGCCAGAAAGCGCTGACCAAGGCCACCAAGTCCACAGCCAAAAAAGCGGCAGACAAAACCTCCACCCTGGACGAGCTTCGCGGCAAATTGGCTGAAGCGCTGGGCCTGCCGACCCAGAGCGACGTGGAAGCACTCAACAAGAAGCTCAACTCCCTGACCCGCAAGGTCAACAAGCTGGCCAAGGACGCGAAGTAA
- a CDS encoding response regulator, which translates to MTYKKDRKVLRKVDYGAAKNSLMGVLAALLVYALVFAWGQLYQSHELEALVGGGAVLVVTAYRLWLFARFDALYGAGPARWRKLFGVGLSLHALLWGLIPAWLAWQVGTGFNFFAILLYNVGVTTALGSSWMAGLRVRQAYIVLMFLPTLLVLLVTGALHDWVIAILIGSYAFYLFRLYRGQYETFWHAVTRERRSRAELAQQPTRTNTEIQLSLVYRLAHELRTPMNSLMGMMSLLEDTRLNDEQKDYMQVAGRSGKLLLTLIDDVLDYSRILSRRVTLNSEFFDFRSAIEQALEAFGPMAQANGLELTCVIDRMLPKRIRGDRDRLMQILNNLFSNAIKFSDRGEIRLDVDFTVESEASGVLRVRVSDQGSGMDPETIRHLFLDRFIEDGQDAYSSHHTGFGLLVCKGLVDAMGGHISAESVPGEGSTFWFTVPVQMQPDMREAQGLIRALNGAQAVVVGAAAGTVACLQEELEALDCQCSSAEGYDHALQALRAGHREQTDFDLLFVDTCSRPELALNLCRNVMEDPSLRPVRLVLMATIEERGLPAIQKMVDKHDLVVLVRPAHRSSIRQALSRMMGLQRQVPVGDAPMQTPEERQRRKRFRVMLVEDNEVNQLVTRGMMSKLGYQVKTVSNGETALALLEQEPFDLVLMDCMMPEMDGFEATRQLRELEKTRAQERTPVVAITANTAEGVQARCLAAGMDDFLAKPVHLDALETVLRRWLPEQPAENDEDE; encoded by the coding sequence GTGACGTACAAGAAAGATCGCAAAGTACTGAGAAAGGTCGACTACGGGGCCGCCAAGAATTCTCTGATGGGAGTCCTGGCGGCCCTGCTGGTTTATGCCCTGGTGTTTGCCTGGGGGCAGCTGTATCAAAGCCATGAACTGGAGGCGCTGGTCGGCGGTGGCGCTGTGTTGGTCGTCACGGCCTATCGGCTCTGGTTGTTTGCCCGCTTCGATGCGCTTTATGGTGCAGGCCCTGCACGCTGGCGCAAGTTGTTCGGTGTGGGGCTTTCCCTTCATGCATTACTCTGGGGGCTGATTCCCGCCTGGCTGGCCTGGCAGGTCGGCACCGGGTTCAATTTTTTCGCCATCCTGCTTTATAACGTGGGCGTTACCACGGCCTTGGGGTCATCCTGGATGGCAGGCCTGCGCGTTCGACAGGCCTATATTGTGCTCATGTTCCTGCCCACCTTGCTGGTACTGCTGGTCACCGGCGCCTTGCATGACTGGGTGATCGCTATTCTTATCGGCAGTTATGCCTTCTATCTTTTCCGTCTCTATCGCGGCCAGTACGAAACTTTCTGGCATGCGGTCACCCGGGAGCGTCGCAGCCGGGCAGAATTGGCCCAGCAACCCACCCGTACCAATACGGAAATCCAGCTCAGCCTGGTCTATCGGCTGGCCCATGAACTACGCACCCCCATGAATTCCCTGATGGGCATGATGTCCCTGCTGGAAGACACCCGTCTCAATGATGAGCAGAAGGATTACATGCAGGTCGCCGGACGTAGCGGGAAACTGCTACTGACGTTGATCGATGATGTGCTGGACTATTCGCGCATCCTGTCACGGCGGGTGACCCTGAACTCTGAATTTTTCGATTTTCGCAGCGCCATTGAGCAGGCTCTGGAAGCCTTCGGTCCCATGGCCCAAGCTAATGGTCTTGAGCTTACCTGTGTTATTGACCGCATGCTGCCCAAGCGGATCCGGGGGGATCGTGACCGCCTGATGCAGATCCTCAACAATCTGTTCAGCAACGCCATCAAGTTCAGCGACCGGGGCGAGATTCGTCTTGATGTGGATTTCACCGTGGAAAGCGAAGCGTCAGGCGTGCTGCGGGTACGTGTCAGTGATCAAGGCTCCGGCATGGACCCCGAAACCATACGCCACCTGTTTCTCGATCGTTTCATCGAAGATGGGCAGGACGCTTACAGCAGCCACCACACCGGTTTTGGGTTGCTGGTCTGCAAAGGGCTTGTGGATGCCATGGGCGGTCATATCAGTGCCGAAAGTGTCCCGGGTGAAGGCTCTACCTTCTGGTTTACGGTACCGGTGCAGATGCAGCCGGACATGCGCGAAGCCCAGGGGCTGATTCGAGCCCTGAACGGGGCACAGGCCGTGGTTGTTGGTGCGGCCGCAGGGACCGTGGCTTGCCTCCAGGAAGAACTGGAGGCGCTGGACTGTCAGTGCTCCTCTGCAGAAGGGTATGACCATGCGCTGCAGGCATTGCGGGCGGGCCACCGCGAACAAACTGATTTTGACCTGTTGTTTGTGGATACCTGTTCGCGGCCGGAACTGGCGCTGAACCTGTGTCGTAATGTGATGGAGGATCCTTCGCTGCGGCCGGTGCGACTGGTGTTGATGGCGACTATCGAAGAACGGGGTCTGCCGGCCATACAGAAAATGGTGGATAAGCACGATCTGGTGGTGCTGGTGCGTCCCGCGCATCGCTCCAGTATTCGTCAGGCCCTGTCCCGGATGATGGGGTTGCAGCGGCAAGTGCCGGTGGGCGATGCACCCATGCAGACACCGGAGGAACGCCAGCGACGCAAGCGCTTCCGCGTCATGCTGGTGGAGGACAATGAAGTCAATCAGTTGGTCACCCGGGGCATGATGAGCAAGCTCGGCTATCAGGTGAAGACTGTCAGTAATGGCGAAACGGCACTGGCATTACTGGAGCAAGAGCCCTTCGATCTGGTTTTGATGGATTGCATGATGCCAGAGATGGACGGTTTCGAAGCGACACGACAGCTGCGCGAGCTGGAAAAGACCCGTGCGCAAGAGAGGACCCCGGTGGTGGCGATTACGGCCAACACTGCAGAGGGTGTCCAGGCCCGTTGTCTTGCCGCCGGCATGGATGACTTTCTGGCCAAACCGGTTCATCTGGATGCCCTGGAAACCGTATTACGCCGCTGGCTGCCGGAGCAACCCGCGGAGAATGACGAGGACGAATAA